A genome region from Ottowia testudinis includes the following:
- a CDS encoding L-glutamate gamma-semialdehyde dehydrogenase: MTTTHPFAPLHAELAPQGPLRDAITTATRRPEPEALAPLLDQARLPPEPAQAAHDLAHRLADTLRQRKRAAGRAGIVQGLLQEFALSSQEGVALMCLAEALLRIPDAATRDALIRDKVGRGDWQAHLGQSPSLFVNAAAWGLLLTGKLVATHSEAGLGQSLRRLTAKGGEPLIRKGVDMAMRMMGEQFVTGETIGEALQHARGPESQGFRYSYDMLGEAALTAADAARYLQSYEAAIHAIGRAAAGCGVIEGPGISIKLSALHPRYSRAQRARVLAELYPRVLHLAQLARQYDIGLNIDAEEADRLELSLDLLEKLCHEPSLAGWHGIGFVIQAYQKRCPFVIDWLIDLARASGHRLMVRLVKGAYWDSEIKRAQVDGQSDYPVYTRKPHTDVSYLACARKLLAAPDAIYPQFATHNAHSVAAIVQMAQPDAWQPGQYEFQCLHGMGEPLYEQIVSGALGVQRPCRIYAPVGTHETLLAYLVRRLLENGANTSFVNRIADVDVPIEALIEDPVALVEAEQPVGAPHPRIPLPQALYDAGRDNSLGMDLSDERTLQLLSKSLLLAHDGQAPEPDLIKKLPLPHAGEGGGEGAALSSAGEGLGWGPAAPPLAAAGPSPQPSPQRGEGEEPAPPSPAPADGPPLPPAGEGWGEGSGAPITNPADRRDIVGHVRNATAADVEHALAQATAFASTWANTPPRERAAALQRAADALQADMPRLMGLLVREAGKTWANAVAEVREAVDFLRYYAAQVADQFDNATHVPLGAVVCISPWNFPLAIFTGQVAAALAAGNVVLAKPAEQTPLIAAEAVRHLHAAGVPPGALQLLPGDGASVGAALVADARTRGVLFTGSTEVARLIQATLAERLNPDGQPVPLIAETGGQNALIVDSSALPEQVVQDVMASAFDSAGQRCSALRVLCVQDDVAERVVTMLKGAMDEARIGNPAALSVDVGPVIDAEAHANIQRHIDALRGKGHAVHQATRGLAEAAAHGSFIPPTLIEIDRLDQLQREVFGPVLHLLRWRRTELDALIDQINATGYGLTGGVHTRIDETIARVAARAAVGNLYVNRNLVGAVVGVQPFGGEGLSGTGPKAGGPLYLLRLLARQPADAAQRAVQALGEAEVVSQNSTQRLPDAREQLQKQLQMQVQSQGHPALAEAVAQLFDSAPPAAPRVLPGPTGERNSYSLHPRRRVLCLAARGEDRLLQLAAVLAVGAQAVWPADTQYDWARLPVELLAHIAITPDWRAPGVAFDAVLLHGDAVDALAVQRVLAERPGSIVGLTVRPPGATGVPLAPLLTERSTSVNTAAAGGNASLMTLD, from the coding sequence ATGACCACGACCCACCCCTTCGCTCCCCTGCACGCCGAACTGGCCCCGCAAGGACCACTGCGCGATGCCATCACCACCGCCACGCGCCGCCCGGAGCCCGAGGCGCTGGCGCCGTTGCTCGATCAGGCCCGACTGCCACCCGAGCCCGCGCAGGCCGCGCACGATCTGGCGCATCGCCTGGCCGACACGCTGCGACAGCGCAAGCGCGCCGCCGGGCGCGCCGGCATCGTGCAGGGCTTGCTGCAGGAATTTGCCCTGTCGTCGCAAGAGGGCGTGGCGCTGATGTGCCTGGCCGAGGCGCTGCTGCGCATCCCCGACGCCGCCACGCGCGACGCGCTGATCCGCGACAAGGTGGGGCGCGGCGACTGGCAGGCGCATCTGGGACAAAGCCCGTCACTGTTCGTCAACGCCGCCGCCTGGGGCTTGCTGCTGACGGGCAAGCTGGTGGCCACGCACAGCGAGGCGGGGTTGGGGCAGTCGCTCCGGCGCCTGACGGCCAAGGGCGGCGAGCCGCTGATCCGCAAGGGCGTCGACATGGCGATGCGCATGATGGGCGAGCAGTTCGTGACCGGCGAGACGATTGGCGAAGCGCTGCAGCACGCGCGCGGGCCCGAATCGCAAGGCTTTCGCTATTCGTACGACATGCTGGGCGAGGCGGCGCTCACCGCCGCCGATGCGGCGCGCTACCTGCAAAGCTACGAGGCTGCCATTCACGCTATCGGCAGGGCGGCGGCCGGGTGCGGCGTGATCGAGGGACCGGGCATCTCGATCAAGCTGTCGGCCCTGCACCCGCGCTACAGCCGCGCGCAGCGGGCGCGCGTGCTGGCCGAGCTGTACCCGCGCGTGCTGCATCTGGCGCAACTGGCGCGCCAGTACGACATCGGCCTGAACATCGACGCCGAGGAGGCCGACCGGCTGGAGCTGTCGCTCGATTTGCTCGAAAAGCTGTGCCACGAGCCGTCGCTGGCCGGCTGGCACGGCATCGGCTTTGTGATTCAGGCGTACCAAAAGCGCTGCCCGTTCGTGATCGATTGGCTCATCGACCTGGCGCGCGCCAGCGGCCACCGGCTGATGGTGCGGCTGGTCAAGGGCGCGTATTGGGACAGCGAAATCAAGCGCGCGCAGGTGGATGGGCAAAGCGACTACCCCGTCTACACCCGCAAGCCGCACACTGACGTCAGCTACCTGGCCTGCGCGCGCAAGTTGCTGGCCGCGCCCGACGCGATTTACCCGCAGTTCGCCACCCACAACGCGCACAGCGTGGCGGCTATCGTGCAGATGGCGCAGCCGGATGCGTGGCAGCCGGGGCAGTACGAATTCCAGTGCCTGCACGGCATGGGCGAGCCGCTGTACGAGCAGATCGTGAGCGGCGCGCTCGGCGTGCAGCGGCCGTGCCGCATCTACGCGCCGGTGGGCACGCACGAGACACTGCTGGCTTACCTGGTGCGGCGGCTGCTGGAAAACGGCGCCAACACCTCGTTCGTCAACCGCATTGCCGACGTGGACGTGCCGATTGAAGCGCTGATCGAAGACCCCGTGGCGCTGGTTGAAGCGGAGCAGCCTGTCGGCGCGCCGCACCCACGCATTCCGCTGCCTCAGGCGCTGTACGACGCCGGGCGTGACAACTCGCTCGGCATGGATTTGAGCGACGAGCGCACGCTTCAGTTGCTATCAAAATCGTTGCTGCTCGCGCACGATGGACAAGCGCCAGAGCCTGATTTGATCAAGAAACTCCCTCTCCCGCATGCGGGAGAGGGCGGGGGTGAGGGTGCCGCTCTTTCCTCCGCTGGTGAGGGGCTGGGTTGGGGGCCCGCCGCGCCCCCTTTGGCCGCCGCCGGCCCCTCACCCCAGCCCTCTCCCCAAAGGGGCGAGGGAGAAGAACCCGCGCCGCCGTCGCCAGCGCCCGCCGATGGGCCCCCTCTTCCCCCTGCGGGAGAGGGTTGGGGTGAGGGCAGCGGCGCTCCCATCACCAACCCCGCCGACCGGCGCGACATCGTCGGCCACGTGCGCAACGCCACCGCCGCCGACGTCGAACACGCGCTGGCCCAGGCCACCGCCTTCGCCTCCACCTGGGCCAACACCCCGCCGCGCGAGCGCGCCGCCGCCCTGCAACGCGCCGCCGACGCGCTGCAGGCTGACATGCCGCGCCTGATGGGCCTGCTGGTGCGCGAAGCCGGTAAGACCTGGGCCAATGCCGTCGCCGAGGTGCGCGAGGCGGTGGACTTTCTGCGCTACTACGCCGCGCAGGTGGCCGATCAGTTCGACAACGCCACGCACGTGCCGCTGGGTGCGGTGGTCTGCATCAGCCCGTGGAACTTCCCGCTTGCCATCTTCACCGGCCAGGTCGCCGCCGCGTTGGCGGCGGGCAACGTGGTGCTGGCCAAGCCGGCCGAGCAGACGCCGCTCATCGCGGCCGAAGCCGTGCGCCACCTGCACGCCGCCGGCGTGCCGCCGGGCGCGCTGCAACTGTTGCCGGGCGATGGCGCCAGCGTGGGCGCCGCGCTGGTGGCCGATGCGCGCACGCGCGGCGTGCTGTTCACCGGCTCCACCGAGGTGGCGCGGCTGATCCAGGCCACCTTGGCCGAGCGCCTGAACCCCGACGGCCAGCCGGTGCCGCTGATTGCCGAGACCGGCGGCCAGAACGCCCTCATCGTCGATTCGTCCGCCCTGCCCGAGCAGGTGGTGCAGGACGTGATGGCCTCCGCTTTCGATTCCGCCGGCCAGCGCTGCTCGGCGCTGCGCGTGCTGTGCGTGCAGGACGATGTGGCCGAGCGCGTGGTCACCATGCTCAAGGGCGCGATGGACGAAGCCCGCATCGGCAACCCCGCCGCGCTGTCCGTGGACGTCGGCCCGGTGATCGACGCCGAGGCGCATGCCAACATCCAGCGCCACATCGACGCCCTGCGTGGCAAGGGCCATGCCGTGCACCAGGCCACGCGCGGGCTGGCCGAGGCGGCCGCGCACGGCAGCTTCATCCCGCCGACGCTGATCGAGATCGACCGGCTGGATCAACTGCAGCGCGAGGTGTTCGGCCCCGTGCTGCACCTGCTGCGCTGGCGCCGCACCGAACTCGATGCCCTGATCGACCAGATCAACGCCACCGGCTACGGCCTGACGGGCGGCGTGCACACCCGCATCGACGAAACCATCGCCCGCGTGGCCGCGCGCGCGGCCGTGGGCAACCTGTACGTCAACCGCAACCTGGTCGGCGCCGTGGTCGGCGTGCAGCCCTTTGGCGGCGAGGGCCTGTCGGGCACCGGCCCCAAGGCGGGCGGGCCGCTGTACCTGCTGCGTTTGCTGGCGCGTCAGCCGGCGGACGCGGCGCAGCGCGCGGTGCAGGCGCTGGGCGAAGCCGAGGTTGTGAGTCAAAACAGCACCCAGCGCTTACCAGACGCGCGCGAGCAGCTGCAAAAACAATTGCAAATGCAAGTGCAATCGCAAGGCCACCCCGCGTTGGCGGAGGCCGTCGCCCAGCTGTTCGACAGCGCGCCGCCCGCCGCGCCGCGCGTGCTGCCGGGCCCCACGGGCGAGCGCAACAGCTACAGTCTGCACCCGCGCCGCCGCGTGCTGTGCCTGGCCGCGCGCGGCGAAGATCGTCTGCTGCAACTGGCCGCCGTGCTGGCCGTGGGCGCGCAAGCCGTGTGGCCGGCCGACACCCAGTACGACTGGGCGCGCCTGCCGGTCGAGCTGCTGGCGCACATCGCCATCACGCCCGACTGGCGCGCGCCTGGCGTTGCTTTCGACGCCGTGCTGCTGCACGGCGACGCCGTCGATGCACTGGCCGTGCAGCGCGTGCTGGCCGAACGCCCCGGCTCCATCGTCGGCCTGACGGTGCGCCCGCCCGGCGCCACCGGCGTGCCGCTGGCGCCCCTGCTGACCGAGCGCAGCACCAGCGTCAACACCGCCGCCGCCGGCGGCAACGCCAGCCTGATGACGCTGGACTGA
- a CDS encoding MarC family protein has product MEIPALALAFSKSFLLALLGVLPILNPPASAPVFVNLTRDLDPARRRALATRIGRNVVLMLGCAMVIGTYVLDFFGVSIPIVRVAGGLIVAFTAWNMLYAQQAASADKAEMAKSLVDDDHVRIQAFYPMTFPLTCGPGSISAAITVGAALHSRQWPVTAANFAGGLTAMLVIGLLVLLTYRYAGRLLRPLGEVGLIVFLRLTAFILLCVGVQIFWDGASELLRGLNAH; this is encoded by the coding sequence ATGGAAATCCCTGCTCTGGCCCTGGCCTTCAGCAAGAGCTTCTTGCTCGCCTTGCTGGGCGTGCTGCCCATCCTCAACCCACCGGCGTCGGCGCCGGTGTTCGTCAACCTGACGCGCGATCTCGATCCCGCGCGGCGCCGGGCGCTGGCCACGCGCATCGGCCGCAACGTGGTGCTGATGCTGGGCTGTGCGATGGTGATCGGCACCTACGTGCTGGACTTTTTCGGCGTCTCGATCCCCATCGTGCGTGTGGCGGGCGGGCTGATCGTGGCCTTCACGGCGTGGAACATGTTGTATGCCCAGCAAGCGGCCAGCGCCGACAAGGCCGAGATGGCGAAGTCGCTGGTGGACGACGACCATGTGCGCATCCAGGCGTTCTACCCGATGACGTTTCCGCTCACCTGCGGGCCGGGCTCGATCTCGGCGGCCATCACGGTGGGCGCGGCGCTGCACAGCCGCCAATGGCCCGTCACCGCCGCCAACTTTGCCGGTGGGCTGACAGCGATGCTGGTGATCGGGCTGCTGGTGCTGTTGACGTACCGCTACGCGGGTCGCCTGCTGCGGCCGCTGGGCGAAGTCGGGCTGATCGTGTTTTTGCGCCTGACGGCCTTCATCCTGCTGTGCGTGGGCGTGCAGATTTTCTGGGACGGGGCGAGCGAGCTGCTGCGGGGCTTGAACGCGCACTGA
- a CDS encoding aminotransferase class V-fold PLP-dependent enzyme yields MPGLLPNIDPDGLLEFSVVYTDRALNHMSKKFQGVMKDISGMLKEVYHADAAVLVPGSGTFGMEAVARQFANDQRVVIIRNGFFSYRWSQILETGRITAPENITVLKARRTGSGAQSPWAPAPIDEVVATIASMKPAVVFAPHVETASGMMLPDDYMKKIAEAVHAVGGLFVLDCIASGAMWVDMKAIGVDVLVSAPQKGWSSSPACAMVCLSERALKTLDATTSTSYACDLKRWHQIMQAYETGSHAYHATMPTMALLKLRDTMAETRERGFATVREQQIALGRQVRALFEARGLPSVAAEGFKAPGVVVSYTTDPDIQSGKAFIAQGVQSASGVPLMCDEPADFRTFRVGLFGLDKWANVERSVGHLAAALDRIGVTAPEKEAASA; encoded by the coding sequence ATGCCCGGACTGCTGCCGAACATCGACCCTGATGGCTTGCTTGAATTCTCGGTGGTCTACACCGACCGCGCCCTGAACCACATGTCGAAGAAGTTCCAGGGCGTGATGAAGGATATCTCCGGCATGCTGAAAGAGGTGTACCACGCCGATGCCGCCGTGCTGGTGCCCGGCAGCGGCACCTTCGGCATGGAGGCGGTGGCGCGCCAGTTCGCCAACGACCAGCGGGTGGTGATTATCCGCAACGGGTTCTTCAGCTACCGCTGGAGCCAGATCCTGGAAACCGGCCGCATCACCGCGCCAGAGAACATCACGGTGCTCAAGGCGCGCCGCACCGGCAGCGGCGCGCAGTCGCCCTGGGCGCCCGCGCCGATCGACGAGGTGGTGGCGACCATCGCCAGCATGAAGCCGGCCGTCGTGTTTGCCCCGCACGTCGAGACCGCCAGCGGCATGATGCTGCCCGATGACTACATGAAGAAGATCGCCGAGGCCGTGCACGCCGTGGGCGGCCTGTTCGTGCTGGACTGCATCGCCTCGGGCGCCATGTGGGTCGACATGAAGGCCATCGGTGTCGATGTGCTGGTCAGCGCGCCGCAAAAGGGCTGGAGTTCATCGCCCGCCTGCGCCATGGTCTGCCTGTCCGAGCGCGCCTTGAAAACGTTGGACGCCACCACCAGCACCAGCTACGCCTGCGACCTGAAGAGGTGGCACCAGATCATGCAAGCCTATGAAACCGGCAGCCACGCCTACCACGCCACCATGCCGACCATGGCGCTGCTGAAATTGCGCGACACCATGGCCGAAACGCGCGAACGCGGCTTTGCCACCGTGCGCGAGCAGCAGATCGCGCTGGGCCGCCAGGTGCGCGCGCTGTTCGAAGCGCGCGGACTGCCCAGCGTGGCGGCCGAGGGCTTCAAGGCGCCGGGCGTGGTGGTCAGCTACACCACCGATCCGGATATCCAGAGCGGCAAGGCGTTCATCGCCCAGGGCGTGCAAAGCGCCAGCGGCGTGCCGCTGATGTGCGACGAGCCGGCCGATTTCCGCACCTTCCGCGTCGGCCTGTTCGGGCTCGACAAGTGGGCCAATGTCGAGCGCAGCGTCGGTCACCTGGCGGCAGCGCTCGATCGCATCGGCGTGACCGCTCCTGAAAAAGAAGCGGCCAGCGCTTGA
- the cutA gene encoding divalent-cation tolerance protein CutA yields MTQNLLLVLTTVASRADADALARAMVEQRLAACAQISAIDSVYWWNGAVQSEGEFRLLLKTTAERYAALEAALRAAHPYELPAIVALPVAQALPAFADWVAAEVDGPSAAG; encoded by the coding sequence TTGACTCAAAACCTGCTGCTGGTGCTGACCACCGTCGCCAGCCGCGCCGACGCCGATGCGCTGGCCCGCGCCATGGTTGAGCAGCGCTTGGCCGCCTGCGCGCAGATCAGCGCCATCGACAGTGTGTATTGGTGGAATGGCGCGGTGCAGTCGGAGGGCGAATTCCGGCTGCTGCTGAAGACCACCGCCGAGCGCTATGCGGCGCTGGAGGCTGCGCTGCGCGCCGCGCACCCGTATGAATTGCCCGCCATCGTCGCGCTGCCCGTGGCGCAGGCGCTGCCTGCGTTTGCGGATTGGGTGGCGGCGGAAGTGGATGGCCCGTCGGCTGCTGGATAG
- a CDS encoding helix-turn-helix domain-containing protein → MPALAPTLTPDAATLIQALGATVRTQRKSLRVSATALAEAAGVSRVTVYRIEKGEPSVTLGAYANVLAALGLGLKVSTGSNDAASTAPPGWLPARVRLANYPQLRALAWHVPGADALSPAQAWSLYQRNARHLDAGALTPVERQLMQALQQAFADDVAPPDPSDGV, encoded by the coding sequence ATGCCTGCGCTTGCCCCCACGCTGACGCCCGATGCCGCAACGCTGATCCAAGCCTTGGGCGCCACCGTGCGCACGCAGCGCAAGAGCCTGCGCGTCAGCGCCACCGCGCTGGCCGAGGCGGCGGGCGTGTCGCGCGTGACCGTGTACCGCATCGAAAAAGGCGAGCCTTCGGTCACCCTGGGCGCCTATGCCAACGTGCTGGCGGCCTTGGGTCTGGGCCTGAAGGTATCGACCGGAAGCAACGACGCGGCCAGCACCGCACCGCCTGGCTGGCTGCCCGCCCGCGTGCGGTTGGCCAATTACCCGCAACTGCGGGCGCTGGCCTGGCACGTGCCCGGGGCCGACGCCTTGAGCCCGGCGCAGGCCTGGAGCCTGTACCAGCGCAACGCCCGTCATCTGGACGCTGGCGCGTTGACGCCTGTCGAACGGCAGCTGATGCAAGCGCTGCAGCAGGCGTTCGCCGATGACGTCGCGCCACCCGATCCATCCGACGGTGTTTGA
- a CDS encoding nucleotidyl transferase AbiEii/AbiGii toxin family protein, translating to MTSRHPIHPTVFERPHHQRIASVLQGLDGELLRSHACSFGGGTAIALRYGEFRESVDIDFLVSDLAHYRQLRLLTTGLNGFAALARGGVAPWSAAQPVRADQYGIRGQVVVVGQPIKLEIVLEARISLQPARAADDVCGVPSLTELDLATSKLLANADRWLDDVIFSRDVIDLAMMRPRLSLLREALSKAEQAYGAAVARDLGKAIDRLAQRTGWLERCIQALSMRLPKALLWQQIRALRRVL from the coding sequence ATGACGTCGCGCCACCCGATCCATCCGACGGTGTTTGAGCGCCCGCACCACCAGCGCATCGCCAGTGTGCTGCAAGGGCTGGATGGCGAGTTGCTGCGTTCACACGCCTGCAGCTTTGGAGGCGGCACGGCCATCGCGTTGCGCTATGGCGAATTTCGCGAATCGGTGGACATCGACTTTCTGGTGTCCGATCTGGCGCATTACCGCCAGTTGCGGCTGCTGACCACCGGGCTGAACGGTTTTGCGGCGCTGGCGCGCGGCGGCGTGGCGCCGTGGTCGGCCGCGCAGCCGGTGCGGGCCGACCAGTACGGCATTCGCGGCCAAGTCGTCGTGGTGGGTCAGCCGATCAAGCTGGAGATCGTGCTGGAAGCGCGCATCAGCTTGCAACCCGCACGCGCGGCGGACGACGTGTGCGGCGTGCCTTCGCTCACCGAGCTCGATCTGGCGACCAGCAAGCTGCTGGCCAACGCCGACCGCTGGCTGGACGATGTGATTTTCAGCCGCGATGTGATTGACCTGGCCATGATGCGCCCGCGCTTGTCCCTGCTGCGCGAAGCGCTTTCAAAAGCAGAGCAAGCCTATGGCGCGGCCGTGGCGCGCGATCTGGGCAAGGCGATCGATCGGCTGGCCCAGCGCACGGGCTGGCTGGAGCGCTGCATCCAGGCCCTATCGATGCGCTTGCCCAAGGCGCTGCTGTGGCAGCAGATCCGCGCGTTGCGGCGCGTGTTGTGA
- a CDS encoding LrgB family protein, with translation MPDFVQLWVYLSSAPLFGLTATLVVYLLAQRFYAGMDQAPWANPVLWSVLALGAGLLATGVPYPSYFAGAQFIHFLLGPGVVALGFPLWERRAQLRRDWGRFVLAALAGGAAAAITAVALGWALGLPEEVLRSLAPKSVTAPVAMGVADKIGGVPALAAVFAVLTGLVGALSGKYLFALLGIGTDHVGWMARGFAMGTAAHGIGAARSLQVNAEAGAYAGLALGLQVLLASVLMPLAARWF, from the coding sequence ATGCCTGATTTTGTGCAACTGTGGGTTTACCTGTCGTCGGCGCCGCTGTTCGGGCTGACGGCGACGCTGGTGGTCTATCTGCTGGCGCAGCGCTTTTACGCCGGCATGGACCAGGCGCCGTGGGCCAACCCGGTGCTGTGGTCGGTGCTGGCGCTGGGCGCCGGGCTGCTGGCCACGGGCGTGCCGTACCCGAGCTACTTTGCCGGCGCGCAGTTCATCCACTTTCTGCTCGGGCCGGGGGTGGTGGCGCTGGGCTTTCCGCTGTGGGAGCGGCGCGCGCAACTGCGCCGCGATTGGGGGCGTTTTGTGCTGGCGGCGCTGGCGGGCGGAGCGGCGGCAGCTATCACTGCTGTAGCGCTGGGCTGGGCGTTGGGGCTGCCCGAAGAGGTACTGCGCTCGCTGGCGCCGAAGTCGGTCACGGCGCCGGTGGCCATGGGCGTGGCCGACAAGATCGGCGGCGTGCCGGCGCTGGCGGCGGTGTTCGCCGTGCTCACCGGCCTGGTCGGCGCGCTGTCGGGCAAATACCTGTTCGCGCTGCTGGGCATCGGCACCGACCACGTGGGCTGGATGGCGCGCGGCTTCGCCATGGGCACCGCCGCCCACGGCATCGGCGCCGCGCGCTCGCTGCAGGTGAATGCCGAAGCGGGCGCCTACGCGGGGCTGGCGCTGGGGCTGCAGGTGCTGCTGGCGTCGGTGTTGATGCCGCTGGCGGCGCGCTGGTTTTGA
- a CDS encoding CidA/LrgA family protein, with product MEALRGLAWLLVLQLADEVLARAFSLPLPGPVIGMLLLMPALGWRPLREPVAGVARFLLAHLSLLFVPVGVGVITHLGVLQQYGLKLMAVIAVSTWVGLAVSALALRALMPARAADTADAPVAEPPDA from the coding sequence ATGGAAGCCTTGCGTGGCCTGGCCTGGCTGCTGGTGCTGCAACTGGCGGACGAAGTGCTGGCGCGCGCCTTCAGCCTGCCGCTGCCCGGCCCGGTGATCGGCATGCTGCTGCTGATGCCCGCGCTGGGCTGGCGCCCGCTGCGCGAGCCGGTGGCGGGCGTGGCGCGCTTTCTGCTGGCGCACCTGTCGCTGCTGTTCGTGCCGGTGGGGGTGGGCGTCATCACGCACCTGGGTGTGCTGCAGCAGTACGGGCTCAAACTCATGGCGGTGATTGCCGTTTCCACCTGGGTCGGCCTCGCCGTGAGCGCGCTGGCCCTGCGCGCGCTGATGCCCGCGCGCGCCGCCGACACGGCAGACGCCCCCGTCGCGGAGCCGCCCGATGCCTGA
- a CDS encoding FAD-linked oxidase C-terminal domain-containing protein, translated as MDLATADRPAQELSKQELQNQVVKALQSNLPPESLLWAAEQTTPYECDGLTAYRQRPLAVALPASYEQIQQVLRTCHALGVPVVARGAGTGLSGGAMPHERGVTLSLPRFNQILKIDPLARTAVVQCGVRNLAISEAAAAHGLYYAPDPSSQIACTIGGNVAENSGGVHCLKYGLTLHNVLKVKGFTVEGEPVEFGSEALDAPGYDLLALVTGSEGMLAVITEVTVKLLPKPQLARCIMASFADVRHAGDAVAAVIAAGIIPAGLEMMDKPMTAAVEDFVHAGYDLDAAAILLCESDGTPEEVQEEISRMAQVLSAAGATKIAVSESEAERLKFWSGRKNAFPASGRISPDYMCMDSTIPRKRLADILLSIQEMERKYGLRCCNVFHAGDGNLHPLILFDANDPDQLHRAELFGADILETSVAMGGTITGEHGVGVEKLNSMCVQFNAEENEQMFGVKRAFDPQGLLNPGKLIPTLNRCAEYGRMLVRGRRLPFPELERF; from the coding sequence ATGGACCTCGCCACCGCCGATCGCCCTGCTCAAGAACTATCAAAACAAGAGCTACAAAACCAGGTAGTAAAAGCGCTGCAGAGCAATTTGCCACCTGAATCGTTGCTGTGGGCGGCCGAGCAGACCACGCCCTACGAATGCGACGGCCTGACCGCCTACCGCCAGCGCCCGCTGGCCGTGGCGCTGCCCGCCAGTTACGAACAGATTCAACAAGTGTTGCGCACCTGTCACGCGTTGGGCGTGCCGGTGGTGGCGCGTGGCGCGGGCACGGGCCTGTCCGGCGGGGCGATGCCGCACGAGCGCGGCGTGACGCTGTCTCTGCCCAGGTTCAACCAGATCCTGAAGATCGACCCCCTGGCACGCACGGCCGTGGTGCAGTGCGGCGTTCGCAACCTGGCCATCAGCGAAGCCGCCGCCGCGCACGGCTTGTATTACGCACCCGACCCCAGCAGCCAGATCGCCTGCACCATCGGCGGCAACGTGGCCGAGAACTCGGGGGGCGTGCATTGCCTGAAATACGGGCTGACGCTGCACAACGTGCTGAAGGTGAAAGGCTTCACGGTGGAAGGCGAGCCCGTCGAGTTCGGCAGCGAGGCGCTCGACGCGCCCGGCTACGACCTGCTGGCGCTCGTCACCGGCAGCGAGGGCATGCTGGCCGTGATCACCGAAGTCACCGTCAAGCTGCTGCCCAAACCGCAACTGGCGCGCTGCATCATGGCCAGCTTTGCCGACGTGCGCCACGCGGGCGATGCGGTGGCGGCGGTGATCGCCGCCGGCATCATCCCGGCCGGGCTGGAGATGATGGACAAGCCCATGACCGCCGCCGTCGAGGACTTCGTGCACGCCGGCTACGACCTGGACGCCGCCGCCATTTTGCTGTGCGAATCCGACGGCACGCCGGAAGAAGTGCAAGAAGAGATTTCCCGCATGGCGCAGGTACTGAGCGCGGCAGGCGCTACCAAAATTGCAGTGAGCGAATCCGAGGCCGAGCGCCTGAAGTTCTGGAGCGGGCGCAAGAACGCCTTCCCCGCCAGCGGGCGCATCAGCCCCGACTACATGTGCATGGATTCCACCATCCCGCGCAAGCGCCTGGCCGATATCCTGCTATCCATTCAGGAGATGGAACGCAAGTACGGCCTGCGCTGCTGCAACGTATTCCACGCCGGCGACGGCAACCTGCACCCGCTGATCCTGTTTGACGCCAACGACCCCGACCAGCTGCACCGCGCCGAACTGTTCGGCGCCGACATTCTGGAAACCAGCGTCGCCATGGGCGGCACCATCACCGGCGAGCACGGCGTCGGCGTGGAAAAGCTCAACAGCATGTGCGTGCAGTTCAACGCCGAGGAAAACGAGCAGATGTTCGGCGTCAAGCGCGCCTTCGACCCGCAGGGCCTGCTCAACCCGGGCAAGCTGATTCCCACGCTGAACCGCTGCGCCGAGTACGGCCGGATGCTGGTGCGCGGCAGGCGGCTGCCCTTCCCCGAACTCGAGCGTTTCTAA
- a CDS encoding barstar family protein encodes MDQPLRHPPESPLKGVRSNIVQSIRAFRVHDLQDAASQLGQHFLYANLASAQTKQDVLDMIAAQFTFPAHFGKNFDALYDCMTDPLHKSGPQPGFIVVLEQIPATAKFDKEAREQLLDIFRDAADYWNDRKIPFRCFYSFR; translated from the coding sequence ATGGATCAGCCACTTCGTCACCCCCCCGAATCGCCGCTCAAGGGGGTGCGCAGCAACATCGTGCAATCGATTCGCGCGTTTCGCGTGCACGACCTGCAGGACGCCGCCAGCCAGCTTGGCCAGCACTTTTTGTATGCCAACCTGGCCAGCGCACAAACCAAACAGGACGTGCTGGACATGATTGCCGCGCAGTTCACCTTTCCGGCGCACTTCGGCAAGAACTTCGACGCGCTGTACGACTGCATGACCGACCCGCTGCACAAGTCCGGCCCGCAGCCAGGCTTCATCGTGGTGCTGGAGCAGATCCCGGCCACGGCGAAGTTCGACAAGGAAGCGCGCGAGCAGCTGCTCGACATTTTCCGCGACGCCGCCGACTACTGGAACGACCGCAAGATACCGTTCCGATGCTTCTATTCTTTTCGGTAG